The sequence AAGTCGACCTTCCTTGTTTTgctgctttcctcttctcttgtgtCCTCTGATCTCTCCTCACTGCTTTCTTCCCTGTTGTGCAGCACTATgattcccctctcttctgtgGCCTCGCTCTGTCACTCCAGCTCCTTTCCACGTCTGGTGATGCCTCAGTGTACGTTGCACTGTGTCGTGGAGTGTTTTTTGTCTTTAAATTTCACTATGTATTTTCTTCGGTTGCTTTTCTATACGTGtacctcctcccctccctctccctgtaGAAGGAGCACTGCtacagggggaggggaactactgctgctgctgcctcactCACACATTCGTGCCTCAAATGTGGGCTTCCTCTTGGAGCCCACGTTGTGCTTTTCACTGGTCTTCGCTGCTCGCGATCGCCTCACACGACACCATTTGTGTTCGGTTCTTGTCCTGTTTGCTGACTTTTCAGCCTTGCTGGTTTGGTTTGCCTGTTATCGTTTGCTTCCTTTTCGAATGTGCGGCGTGTGGATGTTGTGACGTTGAAGAGGTGCGGACGTtcttttgctgttgtttcCCCCCCCTTTGTGTGGGTTTCCGCAAGAGGTGGACTGCTCTCCGTGTTGCGGCGGAGGCattagggggagggggaggcgtgtCATCTCCCATCAGCGCTTGAGACAGTGAAAATGGCCAAGGAAAGAACCAAACCAACGCCCACAACGACGAGCGGTACCGCCTCTTTTGGCGNNNNNNNNNNNNNNNNNNNNNNNNNNNNNNNNNNNNNNNNNNNNNNNNNNNNNNNNNNNNNNNNNNNNNNNNNNNNNNNNNNNNNNNNNNNNNNNNNNNNCGACGACGACGCAGATCCTGCAGTGGGCGAAGCCTCAGCGAGGGCAAGCAAgtccgcagcggcagctgtggTCGTAGAAAAAGCACCGCCGCTACCGTGCAGAGGTAGCACGGGGGGGAGTCGAAGTGAATTCAGAAGAGCAGCGTCAGGGACGTTCTCTGACGTGTTTTCCACCACCGCGAGAGAGATCggatgcggcggtggtgacaccggcgccggcgccgttgGGCCTTCGCCTTTCTGTGTCGCCAAGAGCGTTGCGCAGGTGGGGACTGCTGCAGAGTGCTGTGGAGTCGGTGACAGAGACGTCTTTGTTGGTGCACCCGCCTCAAAGTGTGGTAGGGcagcaggaaagagagaggcgagaaggagaggcgtctctctctggtTCTTCGTTTGTTTTCAGTCTCTTTATCAGTTGCGCCTTTCCTTTTTGGCCTCGGTGATTCGCGTAACGTCTACACACCCCATCGACTCATTACACccgcagaaaagaaaacaagcGACGCTCCATTTTATCATCCACGCAAGACGGCAGAAAGAcggaaacaacaacagcgaaaACCGTCCCACCATCATCGAAGCTCATGCCGACATGGACGACATGTGCGACGGAGTCGGGTGCGGCGCTGtcattcttttttttctttcctgttTGTACGTTCGTGCTTGTGGGCCCCTAAAGCTCCATGTCGTTCAGCGGCACATCCCCCTGCtgttctcctttctctcttttgtgtgtgtgcgtgtgtgttttgtttCACGCATACGCGCACCCTCTTATTCCACCCTCgtgcccctccccacccccgaGCTTAACACGTCTACGTCTGCTCCCTGCGCTTTCCTTCATGAGCggctttccccttcctcgaTTTACTTCATGAAAAAAGATCAGTGAGGTGGCAGTACTCCCCCTTTCACAAAAaagagctgcgcgagcgtTGAAAAGAGGATAAAACGCCAataacagcagcagcagcaccagtaCCAAGTTGGGAAGAATACGTCGTGAAAGAGCTCAAGTGAGCACATACGGGGACGTATGGTAGGCCCACGAGCGCGTCCCTGTTGCTCTCTCGCACGAACTGGATGAGGCTGTGCTATGGTGCTTCTGcatctttctttccctttctccacCCGCTGTGAAAGGCATCGCTCGTATTCGGCGACGTCCGTCTCTACTCTGAGTCGGTACCAAAAGTGTGTAGAGCAGGTGACTCGGTGAAatgcgttctctctctctctgcctgtgtgtgcgcgtcaTTGTTCCTCTACTGGCACGTAGCGCTCCTCTCACGTGCGCCTTTCTTGGCGTGTTGCACAGTGCCCCTCTACCCATCTCCATTTCTTCCCTGActgtcctcctcttttcaTTTCGCTTTCTTGGCGTGTATCGACTGATTTGCGGCGGTCTGTTTCCTCGCTTCATCGGACGTCGTGTGGGCTTATATACACACGGACCCGAGCACGGACACGCTTGCCTATGCAGTGTGCACTGAAAAGCGTGTGTGACAGCAAATCACATGCAGACTATTTATCCTGTCGATGGCTCGAACTACAACAAGCGCCTGGAAGTAAATCCTCCTCCTTAGGACTGTTTTGAAAGTGGTCGTGCTCACACGGTtagaacagagagagagacacgcacacacacacacacacacagagccgAGCTCGGCGCTTAAAGAGCAAACGATACGACACctgctgtgtgtgttgcgCACGCAGTCGTTCTCAGCTTACTTTGCCAGCTCATTGGTTTCCCCACTCCTCCTTCACTCATCCACAAATTGGAGGCTGTTCACCtgtagaggagagggcgtCCACATCAACTGTCTTGCAGGTACAGGTagacaagcacacacacacacacataacgagagaaaaacaacacACCATTGTCGTATCCCCGATTTGGAgtttttgtgtgcgtgcgtctggTGCTGAGGTATCGTGGACTTCCCATCTGTTGGGTTGTTTAGAGAagcttgtttttttttctgacttctctcttttctgctgtcttgctgttgttgtttaGTTTTAACACCTTCAAACCTGTGGTACTCGCGTGgctgtgtttttctttccttctccatTGCAGTAGCTGGCAAAAGACGCtgaggcagctgctgccagtGGGAGTGTTCGAGGGAAATCGGCTCTGTGCACCGAGTCATTTGCGCTGCACTCACAATCTCATTGGAGAAGCGCTTCTTGGGTCCCTTGCTGTTCTTTTTAGTTTCTCGCTCTGCAACTGGGATCACTGCTATTACTGTTGCCTCATCTTCTCATTtatgcgtgcctgtgtgggcACGTCGGCCTCCGAATGCGCTCTTGATCTCCACATCcgcctttcctttttctcgtTCATAGTTAtttgtccccctcccccctcctttccttcgccACTACGGAGCGCCTTGCATCGTTCTTGTGTAGTGCACAGCTGCCTGTTTCACCCTACACGCACGCTGGTCGCGAATCTCGTTGTTGTGGTGTGTTGGCCTCCCTCCACTTTCCTGTACCACTAGTGGGACCAGCATTAGGACTACTCGTGCTGTTTTATtgcatcctctctctctctttcgtgcgCTGGCACGCCTTCTTGGGCTTCTTGCGAGCTTCCTATTGCGCTCGCGTCCTACAcggcctcttctctctctctccctccctcccccctcccctcaatCCTTTGCGCTGACAATGGGCCAGGACAATGGCAGTGCAAAAGGGGACCCGCCTAGACAGACCGCCACCGGCGGAGCAGAGCGTTCGCTGCCTGCCGGTTCCGCCTCGACGGCCCCATCGGTAGCCTCTGTCCCACTTTCTGGTGTCGTGGGCTTTCAGGTGGTTCGACTGCTGCCGTACAGCCCTGCTCACAAGGCCGGCCTCGTTCCTTTCTTTGACATTATCACTGCTCTCGACCACGTTCTTCTCGACtcagagggagagcaggGGATGCAGTTCTTCAAGAGTTACGTGGTGAACCACCGTGGCCAGTCCGTCTGCTTCACCACATACAACTTGTACTGCCGCGGCTACCGCGACGTTTACTGCGTCCCGTCAGACGAAtggagcggtggtggcctGCTCGGGTGCAGCATCGAGTGGACTCGCGCGGACGCTTGCCCAGAGCGCTGTGTGCATGTTGTTGACGTGCTGGAGTGCAGCCCAGCCGCGTACTCCAGAGAACTCAAGGCGAATCGCGACTACATTCTCGGCATGCAGATTGCCCAGGAGCCACTCATTACACTTATAAAGAATCAGAAGGACCTCTACAGTCGACTGGAGGCATGgcatgaggagcagcgctgGGCGCTGGAGCGGAAGCAGCGCTTCCCGGATGAGACGGTAGAGGTGCCGCATGTGCTGCTATTCCTGGTGTACAATAGCGAGAACAACACTGTcaaggaggtgggggtggagaTGGGCACAGTCCCAGAGACAGCACTGGGCATTAGCGTTGCCACGGGCCTGTTGCACATAATCCCTTCAATCGACACCTCCGCCAGTCTCGCCAACGGGGCCTCGTTGCCGGTCATGAGCAAATTCATGTCTGTCGGTCCGAGCGTTGCGATGCTGGCAAGCGCGCAACATCAGCAGCATCAGACTCTGCAAGAGTCTCCTACCACTGTACTTGTGGGAGCGGCATCTCACCCGCCGGAGCAGCTTCTGGGGCCAAAGGACTGTTTACCACAACCACCACATTGGCCTTTATCGGAGGAGACGCATATGCGCTGTGACGTCACTGACTCGCCGGCCGCGCCCACGACGCACCCGCGCGAGTCACCAGTGGAGTCGTATCAGCAACCGTACTCCCAATggccgcagccacagcaccAATCGGCGGAGACGACCCTCTACCCGATGCCACCGCCGGCTTCCTGCAGCATAATTCCGCCGCCGCATGATGGTGATGCAGGGGAAACCACAGCTGCTGTACAAACAGGGCAGGAGACGTTTAACCCTTTTGCGAATGAGGAGTCTCCGGACTATGACGTCCTGGAGGGTGCACCACTGGCACGCGGGACATCGGTGGTGGCCGACTGCCAGCTGGGACAACATACACTCACGAAGGAACAATTCCCCTCATCGTCGcgcctgccaccgccgttATCACCTTCCCCACCTTCAGCGAGTCTCCCTGCCGAAGTGAACGGCTCGCACAACCACGACGCTGCTCCGGCCTCGTATTttcctccacccccacctccaccaccgcaacCGCTACCCATGACGGCCATGCCCACGTTCTCCAGTCAAAGaatgccccctcccctgtaCTTCCCGGTGTTTcctggtgcagcggcagcgaagcgCACGCCGGAGTAGTTGCGATTAAACCTGCTAAGAATGTGGTGGCCCGTGTGCCCATTATTTCCTTCCCGTCTCCACACTTTCTGGCACCTGCGTCCTTCTTTATATCCGCATCTCTGCCTGCAGTGAGTGCGTTAACCATTAAGACCGACGATTGTTACTCTCCTTTGGTGAGTGAGGAGGCGCGAAGAGGATGGCGCAGAGAGCAATGCGTGCGGCAGGAGCCccggaaaggaaaggaagaggagccaatgcagagagagagcgcacctGGTAGAGCTGCGAGCGCCTGTGTGCCACTGGCagctttttctctctctctctcgcccgcTCGCTCAGTTTGGCGCATTTTTTCGTTGTTTGTGTTGAATGTCTTTTGGCTATTGCACTTGCGGTGATGGCACACGCCATGCCCATCCGTTGTGTGTCCATCTTTCCCTGTCATGTGGAcgttccttttcctcttacCATTTCGCCTGTGTTAGGGACGAGCGTATActttctcgctgctgctctttcgACCTACTCTTCCTCTGACTTCATCCTGGTGTTGAGCAACTGGGGTTCGACTGCAGTTAGGCGAAGTCTTCGTGCTCGtctgtggtgtgtgtgtgtgtgactaTGGAGAGAGGCGTGTCGGAGGGCGGAAGGACTGCGCAGAgattttcgtttttttttttctgtctttCCATTGTCGTGTTCCCTCCCGTGTGTTTTACGTCTGTTTACTCACGAAGCAGGAAAGGAAATGTGCCTATTTCCtccgtctctttcttcttctttgtgtgtgtgtgtgtgtgtgtgtgtgtgtgtgtggtcgcTGTCTTTTTCCGTACACCTGTGAGCCCAGCTCGatcattctctctctctttttctcgagctccttctgcagagcgccacctcctcacATTTGTATGGATCTGTTGCTCATCATGACCGatggacgaggagggagatGGGACATGCTGGCGGCACACTATTACTGAAACGCCCAcatacatgcgcacacacgaaAGAAGCAAATCACAGAACAATAAGCACACATGAGGAGAATCGGAAGGGAGCATGCGGTGAAACGAACGAAgatcgtggtggtggtggtagtgcaGCATCGGACCGATTGTTTCTTGTGCACAGTATGCGTCGCGAATCACTGCAAGGCTGGTGTGGGCTCCGATTTGCagctgcgcacacgcgccgaCCGGAGGCTTCGGCGGTGATGTCTTGCGTGGCCACTGCCGTATCTGATGAGCAGCCGGCACTCATCGACATGTCAACCTCGTCCTCTTCGAAgtgaaaaaagggggaaaaggaacGCATGGGCTTGGCCTCTCCACACCTGTATGTACTCTCTTGCATTGCCTCTGCCCATCGCCATAGCGGAGGCGGCGACACAGCGCGTGTTATCCACGGTTGTTACactttcgcttctctctctcccactctcttGTCTCTCATTTTGTACTCTCTCCTTTTATTTAATTGTTGTTCGGCAACGGGGTATGCCGTGGGTGGATGTGTGGCACCTCGACGCATCTTTTACTCGATCAAACACACCGACATCCTCgtgcatacacgcacgcgcaaCTGCTTCGATGCTCCTTTCACCCCCCTCtggccaaaaaaaaaatcgcacaaaccaccgccaccaccaccaccacataCGTGCTGACATGAAAGCAAAGCGAATTAGTAAGTGAAAAGCGCCTACGTAAAGTTTTCTCCACACACaactccctcccttctcgcctgtctcctccccaccactGCAGTCGTAACAACCACCAAAGGAAGACGTAAAGTTCGGAAAGAGGCAGAcgaaaacaacaacaccgacaaggaaaagaagacacACTCTCTTCTCGCGTTCCCCGGCGACCGGTTTATATTCACTAAGCGAGCAGAGGACAGGAGGTgacgtgtgcctgtgtggcaGTGTATGAGCTGCGCAGAatcagaaaaaaaaaccccTACCGATTTACGCACAGAAATCTTCTCCCACTAGTTTCTGTTGTTGAGGGAGAATGCGTCGTGTCGTGCAGAAGGCCACGGTGGCCTCCACGATGGCTGCTGTGTCGGCGTCTGGTCTGGTGCTGCCCAAGTCTTCGAATGGTCTGTCTCCTGCGCTGAGCTGTGCCGCCGGTGGCTGCCCCGCGGTTGCAGTTGCTACACTCACGTCAGCCTATCGCTTCTGTTCTACCGAAAaacctgccaccgccactgccgctgagGCGGAGGTGAAACCTACAGCAGAGGCTACGGCGGATCTGGACGATGACGTCATTGTGGAGCCCGCTCCGGAGAGCACGAAGGCCAAGGCGAGCGAAGCGgacggcagcaccgctgagGCAACGGCTGGAACGAGCGCCGCTGTTGAGAAACCAATTGGCGAGTCGGAGGAGATGGGCTTCAAGACGGAGACCCGCCAGCTACTGGACATCGTCGCATGCAGTCTGTACAGCGACAAGGAGGTGTTCATCCGCGAGCTGGTGTCCAACGCCAGCGACGCACTGGAAAAGCGCCACCTGCTTGAGCTCAGCAACCCCGAGTACGCCCGCGAGCCGGACGACGAGGCCCCACTGATTGCCCTCTCCTGCAACCAGAGCAAGAGTCGCTTCATCATCCGTGATACCGGTATTGGCATGACCCGGGAGGAACTGACAGAAAACCTGGGCACAATCGCTGGCTCCGGCTCGAAGGCGTTCGTGCGCGAGCTTCAGAGCAGCGGTCAGTCGGCAGCCGAGAAGATCATTGGCCAATTTGGCGTCGGCTTCTACGCATGTTTTATGGTGGCCAAGAGCGTCAAGGTttacagccgcagcgccaagAAAGGCTCGAAGGGCTATGTGTGGGAGTCAGAGGGAACCGGCACCTTCAAGGTGACAGAGTGCGAGGGCGTCGAGAAGGGAACCAAGATTGTGCTGGATGTGAAGGACACGGAGCTGTCTTTCTGCACGCCAcaggtggtggagcgggTGCTGAAGAAGTACAGCAACTTTGTGTCCTACGAGATCACTCTCAATGGCGGTAAGGTAAACACCGTCGAGGCGCTTTGGATGAAGGACAAGAACGACGTCACCAACGAAGAGCACATTGACTTCTACAAGTTTATCTCAGGCTCCTACGACAGCCCCATGTTCCGCCTTCACTACTCCATCGATGCTCCGATGAGCGTGCGGGCGCTACTGTACGTGCCGCAGTCGCACACGGAGAAGTACGGCGGTGGTCGTATGGAGGCGGGTGTGAATCTCTATTCTCGCCGCGTGCTGATTCAGTCCAAAGCGAAGGGACTGCTGCCAGACTGGCTGCGCTTCATCAAGGGTGCCGTGGACAGCGAGTCTATCCCGCTGAACGTGTCGCGCGAGCACACGCAGGACGGCAGCATGATGCGTCGGCTGAGCACGATCCTGACCAAGCGGATTATTCGCTGGtttgaggaagagagcaagcGGGAC comes from Leishmania braziliensis MHOM/BR/75/M2904 complete genome, chromosome 33 and encodes:
- a CDS encoding putative Golgi reassembly stacking protein (GRASP homologue) — protein: MGQDNGSAKGDPPRQTATGGAERSLPAGSASTAPSVASVPLSGVVGFQVVRLLPYSPAHKAGLVPFFDIITALDHVLLDSEGEQGMQFFKSYVVNHRGQSVCFTTYNLYCRGYRDVYCVPSDEWSGGGLLGCSIEWTRADACPERCVHVVDVLECSPAAYSRELKANRDYILGMQIAQEPLITLIKNQKDLYSRLEAWHEEQRWALERKQRFPDETVEVPHVLLFLVYNSENNTVKEVGVEMGTVPETALGISVATGLLHIIPSIDTSASLANGASLPVMSKFMSVGPSVAMLASAQHQQHQTLQESPTTVLVGAASHPPEQLLGPKDCLPQPPHWPLSEETHMRCDVTDSPAAPTTHPRESPVESYQQPYSQWPQPQHQSAETTLYPMPPPASCSIIPPPHDGDAGETTAAVQTGQETFNPFANEESPDYDVLEGAPLARGTSVVADCQLGQHTLTKEQFPSSSRLPPPLSPSPPSASLPAEVNGSHNHDAAPASYFPPPPPPPPQPLPMTAMPTFSSQRMPPPLYFPVFPGAAAAKRTPE
- a CDS encoding putative heat shock protein, which gives rise to MGFKTETRQLLDIVACSLYSDKEVFIRELVSNASDALEKRHLLELSNPEYAREPDDEAPLIALSCNQSKSRFIIRDTGIGMTREELTENLGTIAGSGSKAFVRELQSSGQSAAEKIIGQFGVGFYACFMVAKSVKVYSRSAKKGSKGYVWESEGTGTFKVTECEGVEKGTKIVLDVKDTELSFCTPQVVERVLKKYSNFVSYEITLNGGKVNTVEALWMKDKNDVTNEEHIDFYKFISGSYDSPMFRLHYSIDAPMSVRALLYVPQSHTEKYGGGRMEAGVNLYSRRVLIQSKAKGLLPDWLRFIKGAVDSESIPLNVSREHTQDGSMMRRLSTILTKRIIRWFEEESKRDRSKYERFIQEYGPFLKEGVCTDQVHKMELAKLLRFQTTKSDIDYPYISLDNYRDRMQPNQTHIYYLNLPSKEMALQSPYYEQYKEHELEVLICTEPIDDFVMQHLDTYAKHKLQNIEMFDANLDGYVQHKKKLEGEKNDDVAVKKQLNDVQVKALSDFIAKRLVGRVGVVKSTDRLRDSPAVLADHEAAQMRKIYRMTGQAAGPPPKYNLQFNPQHPLIRKLYTLSQSEATEEVETAGLLTEQIFDNAIIAAGLLEDPRSIVTRLNTIMSRMVEKVPEPSADK